Proteins from a genomic interval of Candidatus Babela massiliensis:
- the rpmE gene encoding 50S ribosomal protein L31 — translation MKKNLHPKTNAVKAYCTCGNDFTTTSTSKEIKVTLCSQCHPYFTGSQKHVDTAGRIEKFNLKYNKNK, via the coding sequence ATGAAAAAAAACCTACATCCAAAGACTAATGCAGTAAAAGCTTATTGCACATGTGGAAATGACTTTACAACAACTTCTACTTCTAAAGAAATCAAAGTTACTCTTTGCTCACAATGTCATCCATATTTTACTGGTTCACAAAAACATGTTGATACAGCCGGTAGAATCGAAAAGTTCAATCTAAAGTACAATAAAAACAAATAA
- a CDS encoding ankyrin repeat domain-containing protein, which yields MKKIKIALTIILIINLTTYNNVISMYKDFINRDITHSHIELPNEIWTMIFKFIFTDSKNRYRFDRKFHKEFLKNLTLVNKLFFCLSKSTYKILKKDTNKTKNKDLLEKYQDFYEFRKLTNQCKINDQMVNLLNKDIISYEEMQQIINLVLDGADINIRCKYNKTALIIVVEYGYIEMVNILINNGANIDLKDENNDTALIKALRYNNPKMARILISYAPNTNIQGYCQETALMIAIEEGYEDIASLLIELGTELDLKDKEGNTALIKALMNNQWNIVNLLVKSNADVNIENNYGETAITIAKKLGLIFPLKHY from the coding sequence ATGAAAAAAATAAAAATTGCATTGACTATAATATTAATAATCAATTTAACTACATATAATAATGTTATATCTATGTACAAAGATTTCATAAATAGAGATATAACTCATTCTCATATTGAATTACCTAATGAAATATGGACAATGATTTTCAAATTTATATTCACTGATTCAAAAAATAGATATAGGTTTGACCGAAAATTCCACAAAGAATTTTTAAAAAATTTAACATTAGTAAACAAATTATTCTTTTGTTTAAGCAAATCAACTTATAAAATTCTAAAAAAAGACACCAATAAAACAAAAAATAAGGATTTATTAGAAAAATACCAAGATTTTTACGAATTTAGAAAATTAACTAATCAATGCAAAATCAATGATCAAATGGTAAATCTCTTAAATAAAGATATTATATCTTATGAGGAAATGCAGCAAATTATCAATTTAGTACTTGATGGTGCGGACATTAACATTCGTTGCAAATATAACAAAACTGCTTTAATAATAGTAGTAGAGTATGGCTATATTGAAATGGTTAATATTTTAATCAATAATGGAGCAAATATTGATCTTAAAGATGAAAATAATGATACCGCTTTAATAAAAGCTCTAAGATATAATAATCCTAAAATGGCAAGAATTTTGATTTCATATGCACCAAACACAAATATTCAAGGTTATTGTCAAGAGACTGCTCTAATGATAGCAATTGAAGAAGGTTATGAAGATATAGCTTCGCTCTTAATTGAGCTAGGAACGGAACTTGATCTTAAAGACAAAGAAGGAAATACCGCTTTAATAAAGGCCTTAATGAATAATCAATGGAACATAGTTAATTTACTTGTTAAAAGTAATGCAGATGTAAACATCGAAAATAATTATGGAGAAACAGCTATTACAATAGCAAAAAAATTGGGCTTAATATTTCCACTAAAACATTATTGA
- a CDS encoding glycoside hydrolase family 1 protein — MVKFDKKLLLNLFFICLSIRFISAELKPNDLEMVNPDTVNKSLEIILPDNLRADFNWGFAICEYQNSGQEHCSNSNWADWENSKFSNGNSHIKEAQVSGKSCDFWNNYKKDIELMKEMGVSSLRFSVAWDKIEPEQGKFDENALQHYQDLCEELIKSGIKPLISLHHFVHPRWFEQLGGFEKEENIKYFVRFSKKVFNRLSDKVDLWCTINEPNVFMLQGYIRGVFPPGKINPYIALKVLRNLLKAHTEVYKKLKSLPNGFESQIGFIHQYLKFNAYRGWNVIEHIPGLYLNYIVNYLTLNFLKTGKYSVPGLNYEADIERPLDYIGLNYYSRALLKSQLSLSEPIVATCYPDEIMTDMPYAIYPRGFYQAIKDVASIGVPVYITENGIADQKDDRREKFITGYLQAMFDAIKEGVDVRGYYYWTFTDNFEWDEGFLMKFGIFKVNCETQERTFRQGANYLKQVMLAYQNRIKESEKYS, encoded by the coding sequence ATGGTGAAATTTGATAAAAAGTTGTTATTAAACTTATTTTTTATCTGTCTTTCAATAAGGTTTATATCAGCAGAGTTGAAACCTAATGATTTAGAAATGGTAAATCCTGATACTGTTAATAAGTCTTTAGAAATTATATTACCAGATAATTTGAGAGCTGATTTTAATTGGGGTTTTGCAATATGTGAGTACCAAAACTCTGGTCAAGAACATTGTAGTAATAGTAATTGGGCCGATTGGGAAAATAGTAAATTTAGTAATGGCAACTCTCATATTAAAGAAGCTCAAGTTTCTGGCAAATCTTGTGATTTCTGGAATAATTATAAAAAAGATATTGAACTAATGAAAGAAATGGGAGTTAGTTCCTTAAGGTTTTCAGTTGCATGGGATAAAATAGAACCTGAGCAAGGTAAATTTGATGAAAATGCACTTCAACATTATCAAGATCTATGTGAAGAATTAATTAAATCTGGTATTAAGCCATTGATAAGCTTACATCATTTTGTTCATCCCCGATGGTTTGAACAATTAGGAGGTTTTGAAAAAGAAGAAAATATTAAGTATTTTGTAAGATTTTCAAAGAAAGTATTTAATAGATTATCTGATAAAGTAGATTTATGGTGCACGATAAATGAACCTAATGTGTTTATGTTGCAAGGTTATATCAGAGGTGTATTTCCTCCGGGTAAAATTAATCCTTATATAGCTTTAAAAGTGCTAAGAAATTTATTAAAAGCTCATACTGAAGTTTATAAAAAATTAAAGTCTTTACCTAATGGTTTTGAATCACAAATTGGATTTATTCATCAATATCTAAAGTTTAATGCCTATCGTGGTTGGAATGTAATTGAACATATACCAGGCTTATATTTAAATTATATCGTTAATTATCTAACACTAAATTTTTTAAAAACAGGAAAATACTCTGTTCCAGGCTTAAATTATGAAGCAGATATAGAAAGACCGCTTGATTATATAGGGCTAAATTATTATTCTCGTGCACTTTTAAAATCTCAATTATCTTTATCAGAACCTATAGTAGCGACTTGTTATCCTGATGAGATTATGACCGATATGCCTTATGCTATTTATCCACGAGGATTTTATCAAGCAATTAAAGATGTGGCTTCTATAGGAGTACCGGTTTATATAACAGAAAATGGTATTGCTGATCAAAAAGATGATAGACGTGAAAAGTTTATTACAGGTTATTTGCAAGCTATGTTTGATGCAATAAAAGAAGGTGTAGATGTTCGAGGATATTATTATTGGACATTTACAGATAATTTTGAATGGGATGAAGGCTTTTTAATGAAGTTTGGTATATTTAAAGTTAATTGTGAAACTCAAGAAAGAACTTTTCGTCAAGGGGCTAATTACTTAAAGCAAGTAATGTTAGCTTATCAAAATAGAATCAAAGAGTCAGAAAAATATAGTTAA
- a CDS encoding ABC transporter ATP-binding protein, with translation MQNTILSIKNLTKVFKSGSIFNPKEFVAVNDISFNLGSGEILGLLGPNGAGKTTTINMLLGLLNPTSGSIEYFGRDFSKHRSEIMLDVSFASSYIKMPESLTVEENLNFYGKIYCLETAFIKKQIEKNLNIFGLEKIKSRLAKNLSAGQLTRLMLAKAFLPNPKIVLLDEPTAALDPDIALTIRKFILEQRNSLGVSILLTSHNMSEVQEMCDRIVVLKDGKILTSGHPDELAAKVRTSKVHLLVIGNLDKLINYVQEYNLNYKLDQNFIEIDVDEHKIADLIYSITDLKVKYAQISIDKPSLEDYFLEISK, from the coding sequence ATGCAAAATACAATATTATCTATAAAGAATCTAACTAAAGTATTTAAAAGTGGCAGCATATTTAATCCTAAAGAGTTTGTTGCTGTTAATGATATTAGCTTTAATCTAGGTTCTGGTGAAATTTTAGGATTATTAGGTCCTAATGGAGCAGGTAAAACTACTACAATTAATATGCTTTTAGGATTACTCAACCCTACTTCAGGTTCTATTGAATATTTTGGTAGAGACTTTTCTAAACATAGATCTGAAATTATGTTGGATGTATCATTTGCATCTTCTTATATTAAGATGCCTGAATCTCTAACAGTTGAGGAAAATCTAAACTTTTATGGCAAGATTTATTGTTTAGAGACAGCTTTTATAAAAAAGCAGATAGAGAAAAATTTAAATATTTTTGGTCTTGAAAAAATCAAAAGTAGATTAGCAAAAAATTTGTCTGCTGGACAGTTAACAAGATTAATGCTGGCAAAAGCATTTTTGCCAAATCCTAAAATCGTTTTACTTGACGAACCAACCGCAGCTTTAGATCCAGATATTGCGCTTACGATACGTAAGTTTATATTAGAGCAAAGAAATTCTTTAGGGGTTTCTATTTTGTTGACCTCTCATAATATGTCAGAAGTTCAAGAAATGTGCGATAGAATAGTGGTTTTAAAAGATGGAAAGATTTTAACATCTGGTCATCCTGATGAATTAGCTGCTAAGGTAAGAACTTCAAAAGTACATTTACTCGTTATTGGTAATTTAGATAAATTAATTAATTATGTTCAGGAATATAATCTAAATTATAAACTCGATCAAAATTTTATAGAAATAGATGTAGATGAACATAAGATAGCAGATCTAATTTATAGTATAACGGACTTAAAAGTAAAATATGCTCAAATTTCAATTGATAAACCATCATTAGAAGACTACTTTTTAGAAATTTCTAAATAA
- a CDS encoding AAA family ATPase, which produces MKIISILIKLNIFIAGNRLHFLSPPRRFGKSLLVSTLKELFSGNKELFKDLWIYYYDWQEYPVVHLDLSQIPHLTAQELRRSLNNKLKEIALIHNINLSFDTPEETLDSLIKIYLK; this is translated from the coding sequence ATGAAAATTATAAGTATATTGATAAAGCTCAATATATTTATAGCAGGTAATAGACTTCATTTTCTATCACCACCAAGAAGATTTGGCAAATCACTTTTAGTCTCAACTTTAAAAGAACTATTTTCGGGTAATAAAGAGCTGTTTAAAGATCTTTGGATATATTACTATGATTGGCAAGAATATCCCGTTGTTCATTTAGATCTTTCCCAAATTCCTCATCTTACTGCTCAAGAATTAAGAAGAAGTCTCAATAATAAATTAAAAGAAATTGCTTTAATACATAATATAAATTTATCTTTTGATACCCCAGAAGAGACTCTTGATTCTTTAATTAAAATCTATCTAAAATAA
- a CDS encoding ABC transporter permease: MIKFSRISAIIYRHLVPTFRDPIRLTDMAYYPLVDLILFGFLGVWAHGSQTGSDNFVFALLTSIACWYLVYRSTLEISRNLLIEIWDSSLVNLLATPLTTTEFMISLMILGFIQAFITFIYSSFLILLIFSKNIFSVYPLIAPYLPLFIVCGWIIGILTSALIFYFGRSVEFITWAIPCLFAILSGAFYSIDLSPHWVQKIASLFPLKYLFILVRQAIDQKSVNIFSHNFFIATLLTVFYFILVSLFLTYMVNKAKNKGLNNLG, encoded by the coding sequence ATGATAAAATTTTCAAGAATATCAGCAATTATTTATAGGCACTTAGTTCCTACTTTTAGAGATCCTATCCGTTTAACTGATATGGCTTATTATCCATTGGTCGACCTTATACTTTTTGGATTTCTTGGTGTTTGGGCTCATGGTTCTCAAACAGGATCTGATAATTTTGTTTTTGCTCTTTTGACTTCTATTGCATGCTGGTATTTAGTTTATAGATCTACTTTGGAGATTTCACGAAATCTATTGATTGAAATATGGGACTCTAGTTTAGTGAATCTATTAGCAACTCCATTAACTACAACTGAATTTATGATTTCTTTAATGATCTTAGGCTTTATTCAGGCATTTATAACTTTTATTTATAGTTCATTTTTAATATTGCTAATTTTTTCAAAGAATATTTTTTCTGTCTATCCTTTGATAGCACCTTATTTACCATTATTTATTGTTTGTGGTTGGATAATTGGTATATTAACTTCAGCCTTAATTTTTTACTTTGGTAGGAGTGTTGAATTTATTACTTGGGCTATTCCTTGTTTGTTTGCAATTTTAAGTGGTGCATTTTATTCAATAGATTTATCTCCTCATTGGGTTCAAAAAATAGCATCTTTATTTCCCTTAAAATATCTTTTTATATTAGTCAGACAAGCAATTGATCAAAAAAGTGTTAATATATTTTCACATAATTTTTTTATAGCTACTTTATTAACTGTATTTTATTTTATCTTAGTTTCACTGTTTTTAACTTATATGGTTAATAAAGCTAAAAATAAAGGCCTTAATAATTTAGGATAA
- a CDS encoding glycoside hydrolase family 1 protein — protein MSLNLLVLYSIFSFLFSFKKEYARLNYESFNLELKDLSIPVNLRGDFNWGFAICEYQNSGQEHCSESNWADWENSQKEGHYSGKSTDFWNNYEKDIELMKETGINSLRFSVAWDKIEPEQGKFDENALQHYQSLCEELIKSGIKPLISLHHFVHPRWFEQLGGFEKEENIKYFVEFCEKVFNSLSDKVDLWCTINEPNVYMLQGYIRGVFPPGKTNIYTAIKVLRNLLKAHTKVYKKLKSLPNGSKSQIGFIHQYLKFHAYNTWNIAEHLPGTFLNYILNHLTLKFLKTGEFSFPGLKYKSKTKKPLDYIGLNYYSRVLLRFQLSLSQPVQATCYPEEIMTDMPYPIYPQGLYNAIRDISILDVPIYITENGIADNKDDRRDLFLRSYIQAMFKAICEGYDVRGYYYWTFSDNFEWDEGFSMKFGLYSVNFDNQEKTLKKGAEFFKQVIQNSKKSTII, from the coding sequence ATGTCGCTAAATTTGTTAGTACTTTATTCTATATTTTCATTTCTATTTTCTTTTAAAAAAGAGTATGCTCGTTTAAATTATGAATCCTTTAACTTAGAATTAAAAGATCTATCTATTCCTGTAAATTTAAGGGGAGATTTTAATTGGGGTTTTGCAATATGTGAATATCAAAATTCGGGTCAAGAACATTGTAGTGAAAGTAATTGGGCCGATTGGGAAAATTCTCAAAAAGAAGGGCATTATTCTGGTAAATCTACTGATTTTTGGAATAACTATGAAAAAGATATAGAATTAATGAAAGAAACTGGAATTAATTCCTTAAGATTTTCAGTTGCATGGGATAAAATAGAACCTGAGCAAGGTAAGTTTGATGAAAATGCACTTCAACATTATCAAAGTCTATGTGAAGAATTAATTAAATCTGGTATTAAGCCGCTGATAAGCTTACATCACTTTGTTCATCCAAGATGGTTTGAACAATTAGGTGGTTTTGAAAAAGAGGAAAATATTAAATATTTTGTAGAATTTTGTGAAAAAGTTTTTAACAGCCTATCTGATAAAGTAGATTTATGGTGTACTATAAATGAACCTAACGTTTATATGTTGCAGGGTTACATTAGAGGAGTTTTTCCTCCCGGAAAAACTAATATATATACAGCTATTAAAGTATTGAGAAATTTGTTAAAAGCACATACCAAAGTTTATAAGAAACTTAAAAGTTTGCCTAACGGTTCTAAGTCTCAAATAGGATTTATACATCAATATCTCAAGTTTCATGCTTATAATACATGGAATATAGCTGAGCATTTACCTGGAACATTTCTTAATTATATTCTTAATCATCTTACTTTAAAGTTTTTAAAAACCGGTGAGTTTTCTTTTCCAGGTTTGAAGTATAAAAGTAAAACTAAAAAACCTTTAGATTATATAGGTCTTAATTATTATTCAAGAGTACTTTTAAGATTTCAATTATCTTTATCTCAACCGGTACAAGCTACATGTTATCCTGAAGAAATTATGACCGATATGCCTTATCCTATTTATCCTCAAGGTCTTTATAATGCTATACGAGATATATCTATTCTTGATGTACCTATTTATATTACAGAAAATGGTATTGCTGATAATAAAGATGATCGTAGAGATCTATTTTTAAGAAGTTATATTCAAGCGATGTTTAAAGCAATATGTGAAGGTTATGATGTGCGAGGGTATTATTACTGGACTTTCTCTGATAATTTTGAATGGGATGAAGGGTTTTCGATGAAATTTGGTCTTTATTCAGTTAATTTTGATAATCAAGAAAAAACATTGAAAAAAGGTGCTGAATTTTTTAAACAAGTTATTCAAAATTCTAAAAAATCTACAATAATCTAA
- the prfA gene encoding peptide chain release factor 1, producing MEKNKDLNQDLWHRAKVRFEELNQELSSPILDHSKRSSLQKEHSYLKNLLDKHNEIETLETEASEISKHILDPNTDNDILELYKEELADVESKLKEEYINLDNFLYPADELDNKSIFLEIRAGTGGQEASLFAADLLSMYTKYAIKKNWQVSLSSESETDLGGYREVVLHIQGKGVYGHLKYESGVHRVQRVPATETSGRIHTSTATVAVLPEVDEVDFAINPQDLKIDTYRAGGAGGQHVNKTDSAVRITHIPTGTVVACQDERSQHKNKAKAMKLLQSRLLTSQKEKQESEISQKRKELVGTGMRSEKVRTYNFPQNRVTDHQVNVTLNKLDIVLEGNLDEIIEALMVHNNQERRKQKLTF from the coding sequence ATGGAAAAAAATAAAGATTTAAATCAAGATTTATGGCATAGAGCTAAAGTAAGATTTGAAGAGCTCAATCAAGAATTAAGCTCTCCAATTTTAGATCATTCTAAAAGATCTAGCTTACAAAAAGAACATTCTTATTTGAAAAACCTACTTGACAAGCACAATGAAATAGAAACTCTTGAAACAGAAGCATCAGAAATTTCTAAACATATCCTAGACCCTAACACCGACAACGATATTTTAGAATTATATAAAGAAGAATTAGCTGATGTGGAATCTAAATTAAAAGAAGAGTACATTAATTTGGATAATTTCTTATATCCCGCAGATGAACTTGATAATAAATCTATATTTCTAGAAATTAGAGCTGGTACGGGAGGACAAGAAGCCTCTTTATTTGCTGCTGATTTACTTTCAATGTACACCAAGTATGCAATTAAAAAAAATTGGCAAGTTTCCTTATCAAGTGAAAGTGAAACCGATCTAGGCGGTTATCGAGAAGTTGTTCTCCATATTCAAGGAAAAGGGGTATACGGTCATTTAAAATACGAATCCGGTGTTCATAGAGTCCAAAGAGTACCTGCTACAGAAACGTCTGGACGTATTCATACATCAACAGCTACTGTAGCAGTCTTACCTGAAGTTGATGAAGTAGATTTTGCAATAAATCCTCAAGATCTTAAAATAGATACCTATAGAGCTGGTGGAGCTGGTGGACAGCACGTTAATAAGACCGATTCAGCAGTTAGAATAACTCATATACCGACAGGAACTGTAGTTGCTTGTCAAGATGAACGATCACAACATAAAAATAAAGCAAAAGCTATGAAACTCCTTCAATCAAGGTTATTGACAAGTCAAAAAGAAAAACAAGAGAGTGAAATAAGTCAAAAACGTAAAGAACTTGTAGGAACTGGAATGAGATCTGAAAAAGTAAGAACATATAACTTTCCTCAAAATAGAGTTACTGATCATCAAGTTAATGTCACACTTAATAAGCTTGACATTGTTCTTGAAGGAAATTTAGATGAAATTATAGAAGCTCTAATGGTTCATAATAATCAAGAACGTCGTAAACAAAAATTAACTTTTTAG
- the rpmE gene encoding 50S ribosomal protein L31, with product MKKDLHPKNYQVKVNCTCGNDFTTTSTSKEIKVTLCSQCHPYFTGSQKHVDTAGRIEKFNLKYNKNK from the coding sequence ATGAAAAAAGATTTACATCCAAAAAACTATCAAGTAAAAGTAAACTGTACATGTGGCAACGACTTCACAACAACTTCTACTTCTAAAGAAATCAAAGTTACACTTTGCTCACAATGCCATCCATATTTTACTGGTTCTCAAAAGCATGTTGATACAGCTGGTAGAATTGAAAAATTCAATCTAAAATATAATAAAAATAAGTAA